A genome region from Nocardia sp. NBC_00565 includes the following:
- the fadD32 gene encoding long-chain-fatty-acid--AMP ligase FadD32, with amino-acid sequence MIDETFDDYLDDQGNIKIRGDRTMIDFVDKHSAENGDDLAYRYIDYSRERDGEYVELTWAEFGVRLRAVAARLQQVTQPGDRVAVLAPQGLDYVVSIFAAVYAGNIAVPLFDPEEQGHTDRLHAVLNDCTPSAILTVGSAAAGVRNFFRHLPAAQRPRIIAVDAIPDSVGSTWARPELNIDSVAYLQYTSGSTRTPAGVEITHRAVGTNLLQMIDAIGVQENSRCVTWLPLFHDMGLLSVILPTVGGGFITIMSPSAFVRRPYRWIKELAAASDGAGTFAAAPNFAYEHAAARGRPKAGEELDLSNVIGLINGSEPVSVSSMKKFNDAFAPYGLPETALKPCYGMAEATLFVSATKYEDEARVVYVDRDQLNAGRMVEVPQGTENSIAQVSCGYVALSQWAVIVDPETGIERGNTEVGEIWLHGENMGIGYWGRPEETVATFHNTLTERLPQNSHAQGTDPDAKWMRTGDFGVYLNGELYITGRVKDLVIVDGRNHYPQDLEYSAQESSTALRPGFVAAFSVLANQLPASVFEQGSHSGLAFDADDTSEQLVIVAERGTGAAKLDPDPIADVVRGAIAQRHGVTVRDLLLVPAGSIPRTSSGKIARRACRAAYLEGRLRGGYQQQDFPDAPVEQDHHITV; translated from the coding sequence ATGATCGACGAAACCTTCGACGACTATTTGGACGATCAGGGCAACATCAAAATCCGCGGCGACCGCACCATGATCGACTTCGTCGACAAGCACAGCGCGGAGAACGGCGACGACCTCGCCTACCGCTACATCGACTACTCGCGCGAGCGCGACGGCGAGTATGTGGAGTTGACCTGGGCCGAATTCGGTGTGCGGCTGCGCGCTGTCGCGGCGCGACTGCAACAGGTGACGCAACCGGGTGACCGGGTCGCGGTCCTCGCCCCGCAGGGGCTGGACTATGTCGTCTCCATATTCGCGGCGGTTTATGCGGGCAATATCGCGGTGCCGCTGTTCGATCCGGAGGAGCAGGGCCACACCGATCGGCTGCACGCGGTACTCAACGACTGCACGCCGTCGGCCATTCTCACGGTCGGCTCGGCCGCGGCCGGTGTGCGGAACTTCTTCCGCCACCTGCCTGCGGCCCAGCGGCCGCGCATCATCGCGGTCGACGCGATCCCCGATAGCGTCGGGTCGACCTGGGCGCGGCCGGAGCTCAATATCGACAGCGTCGCGTATCTGCAGTACACCTCGGGCTCCACCCGGACCCCGGCCGGTGTCGAGATCACTCACCGGGCAGTCGGCACCAATCTGTTGCAGATGATCGATGCGATTGGTGTACAGGAGAATTCGCGGTGCGTCACCTGGCTGCCGCTGTTTCACGATATGGGGCTGCTGTCGGTGATCCTGCCGACCGTGGGCGGCGGATTCATCACGATCATGTCGCCGAGCGCATTCGTGCGGCGGCCCTACCGCTGGATCAAGGAACTGGCCGCCGCCTCCGACGGCGCCGGAACCTTCGCCGCCGCACCGAATTTCGCGTATGAGCATGCCGCGGCGCGGGGCAGGCCGAAAGCCGGTGAGGAACTGGATCTTTCGAATGTGATCGGGTTGATCAACGGCAGTGAGCCGGTATCGGTGTCGTCGATGAAGAAGTTCAACGACGCGTTCGCGCCGTACGGCCTGCCCGAGACCGCGCTCAAGCCCTGCTACGGCATGGCGGAGGCGACGCTGTTCGTTTCGGCGACCAAGTACGAGGACGAGGCGAGGGTGGTCTACGTGGACCGCGATCAGCTCAATGCGGGCCGGATGGTCGAGGTGCCGCAGGGCACCGAGAATTCGATCGCGCAAGTGTCCTGCGGCTATGTGGCGCTATCGCAGTGGGCGGTGATCGTGGATCCGGAGACCGGTATCGAGCGCGGTAACACCGAGGTCGGCGAGATCTGGTTGCACGGCGAGAATATGGGCATCGGGTACTGGGGTCGGCCGGAGGAGACCGTGGCGACCTTCCACAACACCCTCACCGAGCGCCTACCGCAGAACAGTCACGCACAGGGCACCGACCCGGACGCGAAGTGGATGCGCACCGGCGATTTCGGTGTCTACCTAAACGGCGAGTTGTACATCACCGGCCGGGTGAAGGATCTGGTGATCGTCGACGGGCGCAACCACTACCCGCAGGATCTGGAGTACTCGGCGCAGGAATCCAGTACCGCGCTGCGGCCGGGGTTCGTCGCGGCGTTCTCGGTGCTCGCGAATCAGTTGCCCGCGTCGGTATTCGAGCAGGGTAGCCATTCCGGGCTGGCCTTCGATGCCGATGACACCTCCGAGCAGTTGGTCATCGTGGCCGAGCGCGGCACCGGTGCGGCCAAGCTGGATCCGGATCCGATCGCCGATGTCGTGCGCGGTGCCATCGCGCAGCGGCACGGTGTGACCGTCCGTGATCTGTTGCTGGTTCCGGCCGGTTCGATTCCGCGTACCTCCAGCGGCAAGATCGCGCGAAGGGCCTGCCGCGCCGCGTATCTGGAAGGCAGGTTGCGTGGTGGGTATCAGCAGCAGGACTTCCCGGATGCGCCGGTGGAACAGGATCACCACATAACCGTCTGA
- a CDS encoding very short patch repair endonuclease, protein MSGARRPPTDTATSARMARQRRAGTKPELALRRELHRRGLRYFVDRAPLRGQRRRADLVFPRLRVAVYVDGCFWHRCPRHATDPKNNAQWWADKLTGNVARDRATDATLAAAGWRVIRVWEHEDAATAADRVQAVLAELRR, encoded by the coding sequence ATGAGCGGGGCTCGGCGGCCGCCCACCGACACCGCGACCAGTGCGCGGATGGCCCGGCAGCGGCGGGCCGGAACCAAGCCCGAACTCGCGCTGCGGCGGGAATTGCACCGGCGTGGATTGCGCTATTTCGTCGATCGGGCGCCGTTGCGCGGACAGCGACGGCGGGCCGATCTGGTGTTTCCGCGGCTGCGCGTCGCGGTGTATGTCGATGGGTGTTTCTGGCATCGCTGTCCGCGGCACGCGACCGATCCGAAGAACAATGCGCAGTGGTGGGCGGACAAGTTGACCGGCAATGTGGCCCGTGACCGGGCGACCGATGCGACGCTGGCGGCCGCGGGGTGGCGGGTGATCCGGGTGTGGGAGCACGAGGATGCGGCCACGGCGGCCGACCGGGTGCAAGCCGTACTGGCCGAACTACGCCGCTAG
- a CDS encoding KasA/KasB family beta-ketoacyl-ACP synthase encodes MQIPSTKNGNYPNVVVTSLAATTSIAGDVDSTWKGLLNGESGIDVLDDSFVEKFELPVRIGGHLKVKPSESLTRQEAHQMSYVEQMAVVLAREVWRNAGSPEVDKNRLGVAIGTGLGGGEFIAAARDRLQNGGYRKISPLTVQRIMPNGSAACVGLELGARAGVVTPVSACSSGSEAIANAWQMIVMGDADMVVTGGVEGSIQAVPIAAFTMMRAMSTRNEEPRAASRPFDKDRDGFVFGEAGAMMIIETEEHAKARGATIHARLMGAGITSDAFHLVAPDLDGKGAARAMTRAMQKSGITKSDVTHVNAHATATPIGDTAEALAINSAVGDHASVYAPKSALGHSIGAVGALESVLTVLTVRDGIVPPTLNLDNQDPEIELDVVKGQARPGRIDYAVNNSFGFGGHNVAIAFGRY; translated from the coding sequence ATGCAGATTCCGTCTACGAAGAACGGGAACTATCCCAACGTTGTCGTGACCAGTCTGGCGGCGACCACCTCGATCGCCGGGGATGTCGACTCCACCTGGAAAGGTCTACTCAACGGCGAGAGCGGTATCGATGTCCTCGACGACAGTTTCGTCGAGAAGTTCGAACTGCCGGTGCGCATCGGCGGACACCTGAAGGTCAAGCCGTCGGAGAGCCTCACCCGGCAGGAGGCGCACCAGATGTCCTACGTGGAGCAGATGGCCGTGGTGCTGGCCCGCGAGGTCTGGCGCAATGCGGGCAGCCCGGAAGTGGACAAGAACCGACTCGGGGTCGCCATCGGCACCGGTCTCGGCGGCGGTGAATTCATCGCCGCCGCGCGCGACCGGCTGCAGAACGGCGGCTACCGCAAAATCTCGCCGCTGACCGTGCAGCGCATCATGCCCAATGGCTCGGCCGCGTGTGTCGGCCTGGAACTCGGCGCGCGCGCCGGCGTGGTCACCCCGGTCTCGGCCTGCTCGTCGGGTTCGGAGGCGATCGCCAACGCCTGGCAGATGATCGTCATGGGCGATGCCGACATGGTGGTCACCGGCGGTGTCGAGGGCTCCATCCAGGCGGTGCCGATCGCGGCGTTCACCATGATGCGCGCGATGAGCACCCGTAACGAGGAGCCGCGGGCCGCCTCGCGGCCGTTCGACAAGGATCGCGACGGGTTCGTCTTCGGTGAGGCGGGCGCGATGATGATCATCGAGACCGAGGAGCACGCCAAGGCGCGCGGTGCGACCATTCACGCGCGGTTGATGGGCGCCGGCATTACCTCCGACGCGTTCCATCTGGTCGCACCCGATCTCGACGGCAAGGGTGCCGCGCGGGCGATGACCAGGGCCATGCAGAAGTCCGGAATCACCAAGAGCGATGTCACCCATGTCAACGCGCACGCGACCGCGACCCCGATCGGCGATACCGCCGAGGCGCTGGCCATCAACTCCGCTGTCGGCGACCACGCGTCGGTCTACGCGCCGAAATCCGCACTCGGTCACTCGATCGGCGCGGTCGGGGCGCTCGAGTCCGTGCTCACCGTGCTCACCGTGCGGGACGGCATCGTCCCGCCGACGTTGAATCTGGACAATCAGGATCCGGAGATCGAGCTCGACGTGGTCAAGGGACAGGCCCGGCCCGGCCGGATCGATTACGCCGTCAACAACTCGTTCGGTTTCGGCGGACACAACGTGGCGATCGCCTTCGGACGGTACTGA
- a CDS encoding putative glycolipid-binding domain-containing protein: MTTPDLGSESQPAASRWPTILTWRAHNATRMESVRVTLNGNRIRAAGRMIGGATADHPAFSASYDLVTDENGVTKRLSLRSTTAAGERQASIARDEENYWLVDAGGGHVRSTFAGALDVDVVLSPFFNTLPIRRFGLQNAVGDVEVPVVYVRLPDLLVQEASLVYSSAADGISVLSPVSSATVTVDADGFLLDYPGLAERI; this comes from the coding sequence GTGACGACTCCAGACCTCGGCTCCGAAAGCCAACCGGCGGCATCCCGGTGGCCGACGATTCTCACGTGGCGCGCGCACAACGCGACGCGGATGGAGTCTGTCCGGGTAACCCTCAATGGCAACCGCATCCGCGCCGCCGGCCGCATGATCGGCGGCGCAACCGCGGACCATCCTGCGTTCAGCGCCTCCTACGACCTGGTCACCGACGAGAACGGCGTCACCAAGCGCCTGTCCCTGCGCAGCACCACCGCGGCCGGTGAGCGGCAGGCCTCGATCGCCCGGGATGAGGAGAACTACTGGCTGGTCGACGCGGGCGGCGGCCACGTGCGCTCCACCTTCGCCGGCGCCCTCGATGTCGACGTGGTGCTCAGCCCGTTCTTCAACACCCTGCCCATCCGCCGCTTCGGCCTGCAGAACGCCGTCGGCGACGTCGAGGTCCCGGTCGTCTACGTTCGCCTTCCCGACCTGCTCGTCCAGGAAGCCAGCCTGGTCTACAGCAGCGCCGCCGACGGCATCAGCGTGCTGTCCCCGGTTTCCAGCGCCACCGTCACCGTGGACGCCGACGGCTTCCTCCTCGACTACCCAGGCCTGGCCGAGCGCATCTGA
- a CDS encoding DNA cytosine methyltransferase encodes MTVTGGRMVGLFAGIGGLELGLGDHGWHTELLCEIDPGAQAVLAARFPGVPLQGDITRLRALPAGTELVAAGFPCQDLSQAGRTAGITGKRSGLVDEVFRLVRRQRGPRWLLIENVPFMLQLSRGAAMRHITNALEELGYTWAYRVVDARAFGLPQRRQRVLMLASRTEDPRRVLFGDDAGPLDLGDPEQDPCGFYWTEGVRGLGWAVNAIPTLKGGSALGIASPPAVRLPSGEIVTPGIVDGERLQGFAADWTEPATTVPGIRHGHRWKLIGNAVSVRMASWVGSRLADPRDPIPGDEPLPPGRPWPVAAWGRAGTAYRVPVSTWPVHEPYEDLHHFLTDPRLLSARATAGFLRRTGMGNLRFPPGFLADVESHLDRMGGWAA; translated from the coding sequence ATGACTGTGACGGGCGGGCGGATGGTCGGGCTGTTCGCCGGTATCGGCGGGCTGGAGCTCGGTCTCGGCGACCATGGCTGGCATACCGAGCTGCTCTGCGAAATCGATCCGGGTGCGCAGGCGGTGCTCGCGGCGCGGTTTCCCGGAGTTCCGTTGCAGGGGGACATCACTCGGCTGCGCGCGCTGCCGGCCGGAACCGAGCTGGTCGCCGCCGGTTTTCCGTGCCAGGATCTGTCACAGGCCGGACGCACGGCAGGCATCACCGGCAAACGCTCCGGTCTGGTGGACGAGGTGTTTCGTCTGGTGCGCCGACAGCGCGGGCCACGCTGGCTGCTGATCGAGAATGTGCCGTTCATGCTGCAGTTGAGTCGCGGGGCGGCCATGCGGCACATCACCAACGCGCTGGAGGAGCTCGGCTACACCTGGGCATACCGGGTGGTCGATGCGCGCGCGTTCGGGCTGCCGCAGCGCCGCCAGCGGGTGCTGATGCTGGCCTCGCGCACCGAGGATCCGCGCCGCGTGCTCTTCGGCGATGACGCCGGACCGCTCGATCTCGGTGACCCCGAACAGGATCCGTGCGGCTTCTACTGGACCGAAGGTGTGCGCGGACTCGGCTGGGCGGTGAACGCGATCCCGACGCTCAAGGGTGGGTCGGCGCTCGGCATCGCGAGTCCGCCCGCGGTGCGGCTGCCCTCGGGCGAGATCGTCACGCCGGGCATCGTGGACGGTGAGCGCCTGCAGGGCTTCGCCGCCGACTGGACCGAACCGGCGACCACCGTGCCCGGGATCCGGCACGGGCATCGGTGGAAGCTGATCGGCAATGCGGTGAGTGTGCGGATGGCGTCCTGGGTCGGCTCGCGGCTGGCCGATCCGCGCGATCCGATTCCCGGCGATGAGCCACTGCCGCCGGGACGGCCGTGGCCGGTCGCCGCGTGGGGTCGTGCGGGCACCGCCTATCGGGTGCCGGTCTCGACCTGGCCGGTGCACGAGCCATATGAGGATCTACACCACTTCCTCACCGACCCGCGACTGCTCTCCGCCCGCGCGACCGCCGGGTTCCTGCGCCGCACCGGAATGGGCAATCTACGGTTCCCGCCCGGATTTCTGGCCGATGTCGAGAGTCATCTCGATCGGATGGGCGGCTGGGCGGCATGA
- a CDS encoding ABC transporter ATP-binding protein has translation MTTTETPVPADNADDAVADWRGIANEDKEVTETGNLVLAGRSRRLLLSLVRPYRKLAILAMVLIVLDNAAMVSAPLFVAHGLDAGIAEGAKGNWAPLARTVAGYLGAIGLGVLTTFVFLRISGKLSQSVLFDLRARLFAHMQRLSVAFHEKYTSGKVVARLTGDIETLQQLLESALNQALSAILSVLTIAALLIYLDQTLAAIVLVGFVPLALVTRWAQRRQRAGYRRTRGAIAKVVVQFVESMGGMRAVQAFRREARNESVLAAEDAEYFQATTAAMRGMGDYAGLTRLLGNLTTVIVIVVGAWQVIEGNLAVGVLAAYLLYLNEFYGPLDELAQVFNAYQSAAAALEKISGVLEEEPSVPEPEDPIALAKATGAVRMDHMWFGYGADESAGAEKARSDADGGAELSDVAASEGPGVALPALDSVQPRRRVNSGGSARPVLPEFSLEIPAGQVIALVGATGAGKSTLAKLLTRFYDPSGGTVTLDGIDLRRLSDADLRRNVVMVTQESYLFSGSVADNIRLGRPEAGDAEVFAAARAVGLYDFVAALPEGFDTDVRKRGGRLSAGQRQLVAFARVFLADPAVIVLDEATSSLDIPSERLIQRALETVLRDRTAVIIAHRLSTVAIADRVLVLEYGRIVEDGAPSELIAGTGRFASLHAAWRESLV, from the coding sequence ATGACCACCACCGAAACCCCGGTCCCCGCCGACAATGCCGACGATGCGGTCGCCGACTGGCGCGGCATCGCCAACGAGGACAAGGAGGTGACCGAGACCGGAAATCTGGTGCTGGCCGGTCGATCCCGGCGGCTGCTGCTGAGTCTGGTCCGGCCGTATCGCAAGCTCGCGATCCTGGCCATGGTACTGATCGTGCTCGACAACGCCGCGATGGTCTCCGCGCCGCTGTTCGTCGCGCACGGACTCGACGCCGGTATCGCCGAAGGCGCCAAAGGAAACTGGGCACCCTTGGCGCGCACCGTCGCCGGCTATCTGGGTGCCATCGGGCTCGGCGTGCTCACCACCTTCGTCTTCCTGCGAATCTCCGGAAAGCTCAGCCAGAGTGTGCTTTTCGACCTGCGGGCCCGGCTGTTCGCGCATATGCAGCGGCTCAGCGTCGCCTTTCACGAGAAGTACACCTCCGGCAAGGTCGTCGCGCGGCTGACCGGTGATATCGAAACGCTCCAGCAGCTGTTGGAGAGCGCGCTGAATCAGGCACTGAGCGCGATCCTCTCGGTGCTGACCATCGCGGCGCTGCTGATCTACCTCGATCAGACGCTCGCCGCGATCGTGCTGGTCGGCTTCGTGCCGCTGGCGCTGGTCACCCGCTGGGCGCAGCGCAGGCAGCGGGCCGGTTACCGGCGCACCCGCGGCGCTATCGCGAAAGTGGTTGTGCAGTTCGTGGAGTCGATGGGCGGTATGCGGGCGGTGCAGGCCTTCCGTCGGGAGGCGCGCAACGAATCGGTGCTGGCCGCCGAGGACGCCGAATACTTCCAGGCGACCACCGCCGCCATGCGCGGCATGGGCGACTACGCCGGACTCACCCGCCTGCTCGGCAACCTGACCACGGTCATCGTCATCGTGGTCGGCGCCTGGCAGGTGATCGAGGGCAACCTCGCCGTCGGCGTCCTCGCGGCATACCTGTTGTACCTCAACGAGTTCTACGGCCCCCTCGACGAACTCGCCCAGGTATTCAACGCCTACCAGTCCGCGGCCGCCGCCCTGGAGAAGATCTCCGGCGTGCTCGAGGAGGAGCCCTCGGTCCCGGAACCCGAGGATCCGATCGCGTTGGCGAAGGCGACCGGTGCCGTGCGAATGGACCATATGTGGTTCGGCTACGGCGCGGACGAGTCGGCCGGTGCCGAGAAGGCACGCTCGGATGCCGACGGTGGGGCTGAACTGTCGGATGTGGCCGCGTCCGAGGGCCCTGGCGTTGCACTGCCCGCGCTGGATTCTGTGCAGCCTCGCCGCCGTGTGAACAGCGGCGGCAGCGCGCGCCCCGTACTTCCTGAGTTCTCGCTGGAGATTCCGGCGGGGCAGGTGATCGCGCTGGTCGGTGCGACCGGTGCGGGCAAGTCCACGTTGGCCAAGCTGCTGACGCGGTTCTACGACCCGTCCGGCGGCACGGTGACCTTGGACGGGATCGACCTGCGGCGGTTGTCCGATGCGGATCTGCGGCGCAATGTCGTGATGGTCACCCAGGAGTCCTATCTGTTCTCCGGATCGGTGGCCGACAACATTCGGCTGGGTCGGCCGGAGGCCGGCGATGCGGAGGTGTTCGCGGCCGCACGCGCGGTCGGGCTGTACGACTTCGTCGCCGCCCTGCCGGAGGGCTTCGACACCGACGTGCGCAAGCGCGGCGGGCGGCTGTCGGCGGGCCAGCGTCAGCTGGTCGCGTTCGCCCGGGTGTTCCTGGCCGATCCCGCCGTGATCGTGCTGGACGAGGCCACCTCGAGCCTGGACATTCCGAGCGAACGGCTCATCCAGCGGGCACTGGAGACGGTGCTGCGCGATCGCACCGCCGTGATCATCGCGCACCGGCTCTCCACGGTCGCGATCGCCGATCGCGTGCTGGTGCTCGAGTACGGCCGGATCGTCGAGGACGGTGCGCCGAGTGAGCTCATCGCGGGCACCGGCCGGTTCGCCAGTCTGCACGCTGCATGGCGCGAGTCGCTGGTGTGA
- a CDS encoding prephenate dehydrogenase encodes MTPDQKAPVCVLGTGLIGGSLLRAAVGAGYDAWGYNRSADGAQAARADGFDVTGDLIEVLTRAADADALVVVAVPMPAVDHLLGSVATFAPRCALTDVVSVKAPVAAAVRRHGLAAHYVGGHPMAGTSESGWAATDPGLFRDSVWAVGVDEGTHPQPWCRVVRLALACGAVVAPVVADEHDRAVARISHLPHVLAEALAVAGAAGGDLALGLAAGSFRDGTRVAATAPDLVRAICEPNAAALLDVLEETLTVLSAARDRLREEDTLVDLVEAGHDARERYESARRWEITDIRPGDHDWLAQLRDAGRRGGVITKLD; translated from the coding sequence ATGACTCCTGACCAGAAAGCACCCGTGTGTGTCCTCGGGACGGGTTTGATCGGCGGATCGCTGCTGCGCGCCGCCGTCGGCGCGGGTTATGACGCTTGGGGTTACAACAGATCAGCCGATGGCGCGCAGGCCGCGCGGGCCGACGGATTCGATGTCACCGGCGATCTGATCGAGGTGCTGACCCGGGCCGCCGATGCCGATGCGCTGGTCGTCGTCGCGGTGCCGATGCCCGCGGTCGACCACCTCCTCGGCTCGGTGGCGACCTTCGCGCCGCGCTGTGCACTCACCGATGTGGTGAGCGTCAAGGCGCCGGTAGCGGCGGCGGTGCGCAGGCACGGGCTCGCGGCCCACTATGTCGGCGGACACCCGATGGCCGGAACCTCCGAATCCGGTTGGGCCGCCACCGATCCCGGCCTGTTCCGGGACTCGGTGTGGGCGGTCGGGGTGGACGAGGGCACCCACCCGCAGCCGTGGTGTCGAGTGGTGCGGCTGGCGCTGGCCTGCGGCGCGGTGGTCGCCCCGGTGGTCGCCGACGAGCACGACCGTGCCGTCGCCCGGATATCGCATCTGCCACATGTGCTGGCGGAGGCGCTGGCCGTCGCCGGTGCGGCGGGCGGCGACCTGGCGCTCGGTCTGGCCGCCGGTTCGTTCCGCGACGGCACCCGCGTGGCCGCGACCGCTCCGGACCTGGTTCGTGCCATCTGCGAGCCGAATGCCGCCGCCCTGCTCGACGTGCTGGAGGAGACGCTCACCGTACTGAGCGCGGCGCGCGACCGCTTGCGCGAGGAGGACACGTTGGTCGATCTGGTGGAAGCCGGCCACGACGCCCGCGAGCGCTATGAATCCGCGCGGCGCTGGGAAATCACCGATATCCGCCCAGGCGACCACGATTGGCTCGCGCAGCTGCGCGACGCAGGCCGGCGCGGCGGCGTGATCACCAAGCTGGACTGA
- a CDS encoding ABC transporter ATP-binding protein: MSVTLDTRSADTEVDRPERPAAEASGRLYSLRRFWPYLRPHRAALLGTTGLAVAASISGILIPLIVAQIIDGPIAHRDFAGVVVPVLAVLSIGLLEAFGVWGRRWLISKPAAAFEIAMRAKIFRKLQTLSIGRHDAWESGQLLSRAVDDMGTMKRFVAFAGPFLILHIILIPAGLLTLFALSWQIGAMFGLISIPLLYTCVQFEKRYAVASRRSQDQSGDLATTAEESAQGIRVLKAFGRGVFFGGRFTAQSRNLQQTELLKVRLDATLWSVMMSLPQLVIAFALGYGGYAVAHHTMTLGTLVAAITLATFLQWPIIWTGFLLAELNDARTAADRFWEIIDTPVDIADPADPVQLPERIVGELTLDGVRFAFPDAKDEVLQDISLKVRPGETVALVGATGSGKTALLNLIPRLYDVTDGTITIDGIDIASMRVADLRSLVSVAFEEPVLFSASVRENVALGDPEATDDDVRRALDVAQATDFVNDLPWGLDTRIGEQGQSLSGGQRQRLALARAVLANASDFSRVSRHGAGERARIMVLDDPLSALDVETEERVQERLRTVLAGATTLLVAHRPSTAALADRVALLADGRIVAEGAHDQLLKTSSRYRELMGGEA, translated from the coding sequence TTGTCAGTCACGCTCGATACGCGGTCGGCCGACACGGAGGTCGATAGACCCGAGCGGCCCGCCGCCGAGGCGTCGGGCCGCCTGTATTCGCTGCGCCGATTCTGGCCGTATCTGCGGCCGCATCGGGCCGCACTGCTCGGCACGACCGGGCTCGCGGTGGCCGCCTCGATCAGCGGGATCCTGATCCCACTGATCGTCGCGCAGATCATCGATGGTCCTATCGCCCACCGCGATTTCGCGGGGGTCGTCGTACCGGTGCTCGCGGTGCTCTCGATCGGCCTGCTGGAAGCGTTCGGTGTGTGGGGACGGCGCTGGCTGATCTCGAAACCCGCCGCCGCCTTCGAGATCGCCATGCGCGCCAAGATCTTCCGCAAGCTGCAGACGCTGTCGATCGGACGCCACGATGCCTGGGAGTCCGGACAGCTGCTCTCGCGCGCGGTCGACGATATGGGCACGATGAAGCGGTTCGTCGCGTTCGCCGGACCTTTCCTGATCCTGCACATCATTCTCATTCCGGCCGGCCTGCTGACGCTATTCGCGCTGAGCTGGCAGATCGGGGCGATGTTCGGCCTGATCTCGATTCCGCTGCTGTACACCTGCGTCCAATTCGAAAAGCGGTACGCGGTGGCGTCGCGGCGCTCCCAGGATCAGTCCGGCGATCTGGCGACCACCGCCGAGGAGTCGGCACAGGGCATCCGGGTGCTGAAGGCGTTCGGGCGCGGTGTGTTCTTCGGCGGGCGCTTCACCGCGCAGTCGCGGAATCTGCAACAGACCGAACTGCTGAAGGTGCGGCTGGACGCCACGCTGTGGTCGGTCATGATGAGCCTGCCGCAGTTGGTCATCGCCTTCGCGCTCGGTTACGGCGGTTATGCGGTCGCACACCACACTATGACGCTCGGCACCCTGGTCGCGGCCATCACGCTGGCGACCTTCCTGCAGTGGCCGATCATCTGGACCGGCTTCCTGCTCGCCGAGCTGAACGACGCGCGCACGGCGGCGGACCGGTTCTGGGAGATCATCGACACTCCGGTCGATATCGCCGATCCCGCGGATCCGGTGCAGCTGCCGGAGCGGATCGTCGGCGAATTGACGCTGGACGGTGTGCGCTTTGCCTTTCCGGACGCGAAAGATGAGGTGTTGCAAGATATTTCGCTGAAGGTGCGCCCCGGTGAGACGGTGGCGCTGGTCGGTGCGACGGGCAGTGGAAAGACGGCGCTGCTCAACCTGATTCCGCGGCTCTACGACGTGACCGACGGCACCATCACCATCGACGGCATCGATATCGCGTCGATGCGGGTCGCCGACCTGCGTTCGCTGGTCTCGGTGGCGTTCGAGGAGCCGGTGCTCTTCTCGGCGAGCGTGCGGGAGAACGTCGCGCTCGGCGATCCGGAGGCCACCGACGACGATGTGCGCCGCGCCCTGGATGTCGCGCAGGCGACCGACTTCGTGAACGACCTGCCGTGGGGCCTGGACACCAGGATCGGCGAGCAGGGCCAGAGCCTGTCCGGTGGTCAGCGTCAGCGGTTGGCCCTGGCTCGCGCGGTACTCGCCAACGCCAGCGACTTTTCGCGGGTGAGTCGGCACGGCGCGGGGGAGCGGGCTCGCATCATGGTGCTCGACGACCCATTGTCCGCACTCGATGTGGAGACCGAGGAGCGGGTGCAGGAGCGGCTGCGCACGGTGCTGGCCGGTGCCACGACTCTGCTTGTCGCGCACCGGCCCTCGACGGCCGCGTTGGCGGACCGGGTGGCGCTGCTGGCCGACGGTCGGATCGTCGCCGAGGGCGCCCACGATCAACTACTGAAGACCAGCAGTCGCTACCGCGAACTGATGGGAGGTGAAGCATGA